GTTTTGGGCTTTCGATCAAATGGTTGAAACTGGTGAACTACCTTATGAGGAGATAAAATCTAGAGTTTTGGTTAAAAAGAGTGTTAAGGTTATTGAAATTGGAAGTGAAGAAATGGGGATGGTTCTGGGGCAGGTTATAGGAACAATGAGGTTAGCTCCTTTGCATTTAGTTTTACATGATTCTGCTTTTCTTATGGCTGCGAATTGGATTGCTGAGAATTCAGGATTCATTAGAAGCATAACTCTTATCGATGCTGGACTAAAACCAGCTTTACCTACGTGGGTTTTGAACATACCTGTGGTTAATGAGATTGTGTTGAGGTTTTCATTTGTGTATGCAAGGTTGATAAACTTGTGTTGCTCAAAGAGGATTGATTGGTCGGAGTTGGAGGCACATAGATCACTTTTAAAGGGATGGGATGCGAGAAAAGCCGTTGTGGGGATAGAGAAAAAGCTGaattatagttttaatataGAGGAATGGGGAGGTTTGGATGGTATAAAAGGCATGCCAATGCAGGTACTTTGGTCTAATGATTGGTCTGGCGAATGGAGTAAAGAGGGTCGACAAATTGCTGAGGCACTTCCTGGGGCAAAATTTGTCACTCATTCCGGGGGGCGATGGCCTGAGGTAAGGGTTCATTGACTCTTCCGACATATTAGTTTCTGTTGTTCTTGTTTTACAttattacataattaaatttcctAGTAGAATTATCAAGTAGCTGCTTTTGGATGTTTTTAGGTATGCTCTTGACCAAGTTTGTGATTGGTTCTGAATTGTTTGTATAAAAAAAGTCAGATGTTAAGTCATATTTCGAGTGGCCTCTGTTTTTTGCTCGCTTCTGTTCCAAAGATATGCAGCCATGTTATGTTGTTGGTTGATTCATGTGTTATTGATTGCTGTATGTCCTTAATAGATTGTTTTACTTTGTGgtatttgcatgaattttgtTATGGGCTCTTTGTAGAGACCTTTTGAGCCGATTTCTCTTTAGGTCATATTGATGCCATTCTCCCTTAATTTGCATGTCACTTGTTATTTTGTTAGCTGCATTCTTCTAAATTTTGTTTGTGGAATTTAAACCAAGAGCTATGTTGCTTCTATTCTTCATTTTACTTGAAGTACTGTGTTTGACATCCACGTCTGATACATTTTGTGGATGTGGATATGAGGATATGGCCTTTCAACGTTCCAAATGCTTGAAAAAACTAAGAATAAATTGAGTATACCATGTCGGACACATACCCGTATCCAATTGAGATGCCCAAGTATGAGTAAGATAGACCAGAGCATTCTTCCTACTTTTGTGTCTAACGTTTTGAAATCTTATTAGATTGTTCAAGAAATCTGTTTCTGATCATGTGTTCTAAACTTAACTAGGTTGCTAATCATGTCTTCCCAAATTAATAAGGTTGTATTATTGACTAGATTAAATATTAAGgtaaaattttgctattagtctgAATACTATGTATAAGTTATGGATTTACTCCATGTATtctaatttggtcattttagttcctgtactttttaaattttgaaatttcaatgcTGACTAAAGAGTAgttgttaaattttgctatttccAAAATCTTCTATGgaaaacatattatcacatttGTAATGCTATGTCAACTTGTTTAAAAGAGCCATGTCATTTTAGTTAATGGATTTAACGGCTACCGTTTGAGTCAATATCTGTTTTCTCTGTTCTTAGACTTGAGAAAATCTGGATTTTTCGGTAGCCTTGTATCGAttgatttatcatatatatttcctctttttcaaaaataaagctGCTACTGTTTGACTCAAAAACTGaaaattcaaaagtaaaaaagtatagggactgaaaattcaaaagtaaaaaagtatagggattagAATTGACCAAATTAGAGTACACAGAAAAAATACAGGGACTAAAGCAGAATTTGACCAGAAATACTTAGTAAATTGGGACATGCTTGGTTTTTGAGAAACTTTTATGCTTTGCTCGACTTTTGTTCTTGGTCCGTATGTTACTTGGACTGAGGTGTAAATGTTGGATACGGGTATGTGTATGAAACAAGTATGTTCAATGTTTTTCTATATCTTCATATATTTGGATTTTGGAGGGTACTTTTTTTATGGTCATATCCCCAAAACCATTTTTGGCTATGAGTCATGTTGGTGTTGGGATTTGagtacttaaaaaaatataaagaatcaaagcaaaataatttggtttttttcatACCGTTTGAATTGTGTTCCCTTAGTTCAACTTGATACCACACTATCCTTGCATGTTGGTAATTGCACTCTTCCAAATTTGTAGGACCATGGATGCTTAGTTACCTGGACTTCTAATTTCCCCCAGAGCTCTTGTATTTACGCTTGTGCTTGACACATATTCACACATGAGTATAGGCGTATTATCCGCCAAATATACAGCGTAGAAAAATAATGCATTCCCAAGTTAGACATGTTCTCATATTCGACATTCAGGATAACATAGTTGGGTTCCAGTTCAAGAACACCAACAAGTTCTTTAGATGGCTTCTATGCGTTAGTCCACATTACATGCATTTGCTGCTGTTTTGAATTAACGTTTGCTATGTGTTTGTGATTCTAGGGAAGTGTTGCTGGTGAAGTAGCTGAGAATGTAGCTGAGTTTGTATGTTCATTACCAAAAACAATTAGACAAGTTGAGGAAGAACCCATTCCTGAGCATGTTCAGAAGATGTTTGATGAAGTAAAAGACACTGATCATCATCACCACCATCATCATGGTCATGCCCATGGTCATGATCATGATCATGCAGCTGGATTTATGCATGCGTACGGGCTTGGTCACACATGGGGCAGTTGAGATGTGTTTTTCCACGGTCATGGTGTGATTGTATGGCCTTTGGTCATGATCATGCATATAGATTTATGGATGCATATCCCTTGGTCACACATGGGGCTGTTGAGATATTTCTTTTCCCTGTTTTAAAGGACTGGATATAAGTTTGAGGTTTTGATCTAATGGTGCCATCATCAACTAGATATGTTTCTTCCTATTTAAATGGTCTGGATTTAAGTTAGAGACTTGATCTAATGGTGCCATCAACAGCATCATCATCAATGAGGTGTGCTGTTTTGAGGtactttttttaagttttgttcaAGATTCTTACATTAAAGCTGTAATCCTTAGCATAGGAACATGTTTGGTAAAGCTTGTTAGACATTTTCCAATTAATGCTTGATTAGAGCATTCTAAGCCAAACTCAGAGCTTCATATTACAGTGAAATCGAGTAGATTATGAGCtttgatcaaatttattttcgaTTAATGTTGAAAAAACTGAATTCAAAACACAAGTTCTAACTAAAGCTCTAATAAGTGGCATGAAAATCGATTTTTATAGGAAAAATGTTGTATCTTGGTTTGAGTTGGAGTGAGTTCATAAGAAAATGGAATGGTCTGAATTGAATGAACTTTAGTTCAAAAAAAGTTTTGAGTGAAGGTTTAAGCGTGGCTTAGGATTTGAGGCAAAAGTAGATCCAAAGTTGATAAATTTGGGGTATTAAAAAGGGTATTTAGAAAGTAGTgatcattaaattaatattttctatctgACTCCTTTTTAGAGAGGAGTTTATTTgagtaaatactaaatatgaatATTACACGGTTAATTAAAAGTGTCGAGATTTTATTATACACTACTTTCATGTgatattataattgtaatttgtaaattaatttcataatttctataaaatgtaattaaatttattttcattatattatactaatatttttaaaatttaaattcaatatataaataaataattttaaaattttctttctctattttaatttttacatcggcattattataatatgaatattataatattttataataaaatttattaattattttgatgtaatttcaatcatgtattaacttaaaattagttttaatatatatatatatattcaaattttgaaagtaCAATTGCAATTAATACATTCATATATCTACCATCGAATCAATTAGGTTAAGTTTGATACCCTTGACATAAAACGacatcaaaatgaagatttatTGAAGTGGTTAAATGCATGGATAATTATTGAATAACTTAGTTTTccaaatattttagttattcgAACCCATTATTTTTGGGAGAAGGTGAACAACGATCAATAGACCACAACTTggattcaattaaattaattaattaaatctatattcattaaaaaaaacacaattaaatcgAAGAAACTActctatt
The nucleotide sequence above comes from Gossypium raimondii isolate GPD5lz chromosome 13, ASM2569854v1, whole genome shotgun sequence. Encoded proteins:
- the LOC105783091 gene encoding protein AUXIN RESPONSE 4; amino-acid sequence: MAIITEEVEPESPKTRVDKKTPPKPTFNPNPVSSKSDPNSQTQNPFAFWFYFTLTISLITFLFVSFSSLSPQDPKSWFLSLPNSLRQHYSNGRIIKVQTSPNQSPIEVFVSENGQFSSSEIVLVVHGLGLSSYSYREMIRALGSKGVRVIAIDLPGNGFSEKYRLEIEEGTNGILARFKEVYSLIQDKGLFWAFDQMVETGELPYEEIKSRVLVKKSVKVIEIGSEEMGMVLGQVIGTMRLAPLHLVLHDSAFLMAANWIAENSGFIRSITLIDAGLKPALPTWVLNIPVVNEIVLRFSFVYARLINLCCSKRIDWSELEAHRSLLKGWDARKAVVGIEKKLNYSFNIEEWGGLDGIKGMPMQVLWSNDWSGEWSKEGRQIAEALPGAKFVTHSGGRWPEGSVAGEVAENVAEFVCSLPKTIRQVEEEPIPEHVQKMFDEVKDTDHHHHHHHGHAHGHDHDHAAGFMHAYGLGHTWGS